One genomic window of Niveibacterium sp. SC-1 includes the following:
- a CDS encoding glycoside hydrolase family 3 N-terminal domain-containing protein has translation MRDTPRRALRAPMLALAGSTLLLGLAGCGDGSEDNAMTQPDFGTTSVPLLNVSGLRFKDLNKDGKLDPYEDWRLSPEARAKDLVGRLTLAEKAGLMMHGTAPVVNDTTGAGTGAAYDLDALNTLITGQFINTFITRMSGAPQVMAEQYNKIQALAEQSRMGIPVSISSDPRNHFQYVLGASAGSSGFSQWPETLGLAAIGDAALTRRFGDIARQEYLAVGITQALSPQADLATEPRWSRVNGTFGEDADLAKAQVQAYIEGFQAGASGITKNSVVAVVKHWVGYGASKKGFDGHNYYGRFITFPGSNFAYHVRPFEGAFAANVGSVMPTYAYPDAPVTVDGITIDEPVAAGFNKAVLTDLLRGRYGFKGVILSDWGITSDCDANCINGTPDGVRPSFIGFGTPWGMETATKLQRYVKSVQAGMDQFGGATEPEFLVQAVQQGLLSEERLNDSAYRVLLQKFQQGLFERPFVDAAQATSVVGNADFRAQALDAQRRAMVLLQNKAATLPLAASGQKAWLYGISAAVAQSYGFTVVATPQEADVAILRVSTPYETLHPNYMFGSFQHEGSLAFVDGSADYEAIKAAASVPKSIVTVYMDRPAILTNVQDKASAILANFGASDEALFDVLTGKAKPQGKLPFELPSSMAEVEAQKEDVPHDTANPLYGFGFGLSY, from the coding sequence ATGAGAGACACCCCCCGCCGGGCGCTGCGTGCGCCAATGCTGGCCCTGGCCGGCAGCACGCTGTTGCTGGGCCTTGCCGGCTGCGGAGACGGCAGCGAGGATAACGCCATGACCCAACCCGATTTCGGCACGACCAGCGTGCCACTCCTCAACGTGTCCGGACTCAGGTTCAAGGACCTGAACAAGGACGGCAAGCTCGATCCCTACGAGGACTGGCGTCTTTCGCCCGAGGCGCGTGCGAAGGACCTGGTCGGACGCCTCACGCTGGCCGAGAAGGCCGGCCTGATGATGCACGGCACGGCACCCGTGGTGAACGACACCACGGGCGCAGGCACCGGCGCGGCCTACGACCTCGATGCGCTCAATACCCTGATCACCGGCCAGTTCATCAACACCTTCATCACCCGCATGAGCGGCGCGCCGCAGGTGATGGCGGAGCAGTACAACAAGATCCAGGCGCTCGCCGAGCAGTCGCGGATGGGTATCCCGGTGTCGATCAGTTCGGACCCGCGCAATCACTTCCAGTACGTGCTGGGTGCCAGTGCCGGCAGCAGTGGTTTCTCCCAGTGGCCGGAGACCCTGGGTCTGGCGGCGATCGGTGACGCCGCGCTGACCCGTCGCTTCGGTGACATCGCGCGCCAGGAATACCTCGCGGTGGGGATCACCCAGGCGCTCTCGCCGCAGGCGGACCTCGCCACAGAGCCGCGCTGGTCGCGCGTCAACGGCACCTTCGGCGAGGACGCCGATCTGGCCAAGGCCCAGGTGCAGGCCTACATCGAAGGCTTCCAGGCGGGGGCGAGCGGTATCACGAAGAACAGCGTGGTCGCGGTCGTCAAGCACTGGGTGGGCTACGGCGCTTCGAAGAAGGGCTTTGACGGCCACAACTACTACGGTCGCTTCATCACCTTCCCGGGCAGCAACTTCGCGTACCACGTGCGTCCCTTCGAAGGCGCGTTCGCGGCGAACGTGGGATCGGTGATGCCGACCTACGCCTATCCCGATGCGCCGGTCACGGTGGACGGCATCACCATCGATGAGCCGGTTGCCGCGGGCTTCAACAAGGCCGTACTGACCGACCTGCTGCGGGGCCGCTATGGCTTCAAGGGCGTGATCCTGTCGGACTGGGGCATCACCTCCGACTGCGATGCGAACTGCATCAACGGCACGCCCGACGGTGTGCGGCCGTCCTTCATCGGCTTCGGCACGCCCTGGGGCATGGAGACTGCGACCAAGCTGCAGCGCTACGTGAAGTCGGTACAGGCGGGCATGGACCAGTTCGGCGGCGCCACCGAGCCGGAATTCCTGGTGCAGGCGGTGCAGCAGGGCCTGCTCAGCGAGGAGCGTCTGAACGACTCGGCTTATCGCGTCCTCTTGCAGAAGTTCCAGCAAGGTCTGTTCGAGCGGCCGTTCGTCGACGCCGCGCAAGCCACCAGCGTCGTGGGCAATGCCGACTTCCGCGCCCAGGCGCTGGATGCGCAGCGTCGTGCGATGGTGCTCCTGCAGAACAAGGCGGCGACGCTCCCGCTCGCGGCGAGCGGCCAGAAGGCATGGCTGTACGGCATTTCCGCGGCGGTGGCGCAGAGCTATGGCTTCACCGTCGTGGCGACGCCGCAAGAGGCCGATGTCGCGATCCTGCGGGTCAGTACACCTTACGAGACCCTGCATCCGAACTACATGTTCGGATCCTTCCAGCATGAGGGTAGCCTCGCCTTCGTGGATGGCAGCGCCGACTACGAAGCGATCAAGGCCGCCGCCAGCGTGCCGAAGTCCATTGTGACGGTGTACATGGACCGCCCGGCGATCCTGACGAACGTGCAGGACAAGGCGAGCGCGATCCTGGCCAACTTCGGTGCCAGCGACGAAGCGCTCTTTGACGTGCTGACCGGCAAGGCCAAGCCGCAGGGCAAGCTGCCCTTCGAGCTGCCGTCCTCGATGGCCGAGGTGGAGGCGCAGAAGGAAGACGTCCCGCACGACACCGCCAATCCGCTCTATGGCTTCGGCTTCGGTCTGAGCTACTGA
- a CDS encoding amidohydrolase family protein — protein sequence MTARLPANIPGLQRKDSRSAKVKANLDYPVIDNDVHTVEFAPLLEDYIAQYGGTKIVDEFRKHVDRGLNYATSAWYNLSPAERREKRFHRPAFWILNTKNSYDLATVSLPSLLYERLEEQGTDYAVLYPNIALFPHNSGREDLRRSLARAINHYHADVYAKYRDRLSPVASIPLHTPEEGIEEVEFAVKTLGFNTIIIPGAIRRPVKSVADKYPFKHHPEIGHHAHWLDFYGLDSEHDYDPFWKKVIELGVNPTTHSGSQGWSSRASISNYMNNHIGHFADANEALAKSLFFGGVTRRFPQLRVGLLEGGAAWAANVYAHLIDRFDKRNRESVHNYDPAFLDKELINALYQEYGKDLFRGKEYSKDEIAELAFGITRQSRTQAQKPEEIDDFALAGIESVEDIRDRFVNNFYLGNEADDRTVAAAFNTRVNPLGVKLNAYWSSDTGHWDVPELTETLAETWDLVEEGVISAEDFKALVFDNPYRFYTANNPDFFKGTQVEAKLQKAAAAGKAAA from the coding sequence ATGACCGCCCGTCTGCCCGCAAACATCCCCGGCCTGCAACGCAAGGATTCGCGATCTGCGAAGGTGAAGGCCAATCTGGACTACCCGGTGATCGACAACGATGTGCACACCGTGGAGTTCGCGCCGCTGCTCGAGGACTACATCGCCCAGTACGGCGGCACGAAGATCGTCGACGAGTTCCGCAAGCATGTTGACCGCGGCCTGAACTACGCGACCTCGGCCTGGTACAACCTTTCGCCCGCGGAGCGCCGCGAGAAGCGCTTCCATCGTCCGGCCTTCTGGATCCTCAACACCAAGAACAGCTACGACCTTGCGACTGTGTCCTTGCCTTCGCTGCTCTATGAGCGTCTGGAAGAGCAGGGCACGGACTACGCCGTGCTGTATCCGAACATCGCGCTCTTTCCGCACAACTCTGGCCGTGAAGACCTGCGTCGCTCGCTGGCGCGCGCGATCAACCACTACCACGCCGACGTCTACGCCAAGTACCGCGACCGCCTCTCGCCCGTGGCCAGCATCCCGCTGCACACACCGGAAGAAGGCATCGAAGAAGTCGAGTTCGCAGTCAAGACGCTGGGCTTCAACACCATCATCATCCCCGGCGCGATCCGCCGGCCGGTGAAGTCAGTGGCCGACAAGTATCCGTTCAAGCATCACCCCGAGATCGGCCATCACGCGCACTGGCTGGACTTCTACGGACTCGATAGCGAGCACGACTACGACCCGTTCTGGAAGAAGGTGATCGAACTGGGCGTGAACCCGACCACCCACTCGGGTAGCCAGGGCTGGAGCTCACGCGCCTCGATCAGCAACTACATGAACAACCACATCGGCCACTTCGCCGATGCGAACGAGGCGCTGGCGAAGTCGTTGTTCTTCGGCGGCGTCACGCGGCGCTTCCCCCAGTTGCGGGTGGGTCTGCTCGAAGGCGGCGCGGCCTGGGCGGCGAACGTGTATGCGCACTTGATCGACCGCTTCGACAAGCGCAACCGCGAGTCGGTGCACAACTACGATCCGGCCTTCCTCGACAAGGAGCTGATCAACGCGCTCTACCAGGAGTACGGCAAGGATCTCTTCCGCGGCAAGGAATACAGCAAGGACGAGATCGCCGAGCTGGCCTTCGGCATCACCCGCCAGAGCCGCACCCAGGCGCAGAAGCCGGAAGAGATCGACGACTTCGCGCTCGCCGGCATCGAGTCCGTCGAGGACATCCGCGACCGCTTCGTGAACAACTTCTACCTCGGCAACGAGGCCGACGACCGCACCGTCGCGGCGGCCTTCAACACCAGGGTCAATCCGCTGGGCGTGAAGCTCAATGCCTACTGGTCCTCCGACACGGGGCATTGGGACGTGCCGGAACTCACCGAGACCCTGGCCGAGACCTGGGACCTGGTGGAGGAGGGCGTGATCAGCGCCGAGGACTTCAAGGCGCTCGTCTTCGACAACCCCTACCGCTTCTACACCGCCAACAACCCGGACTTCTTCAAGGGCACCCAGGTGGAAGCCAAGCTGCAGAAGGCCGCTGCGGCCGGGAAGGCTGCTGCCTGA
- a CDS encoding PAS domain-containing methyl-accepting chemotaxis protein translates to MKTAPHCIDVETRVPADVFIYSRTDLQGNIVEANEAFAKICGYPREQMLGQPHNLVRHPDMPREAFADLWRNLKAGRPWKGVVKNRRADGGYYWVEANVSPVREQGVIVGYQSVRSAPSRAQIDAAEAAYRRLRAGATDIRVEEGRVVPRQARWRQQLCSSGFQLGGVHLIGALAAGGALWALQSGNSLQAQIASVLCILALVALGYLQFVLLPRNARALHAVADTLQQVLEGGDMQRSCVSARTDVSGRIANQLDTLLASMRATLHIIRDNTHHVANSNTAVAGEIRTLLDACRAQSDYTTETAATAEEMSVSISEVATHAKATRDVAQETSALARVGAEKSESATRTIAALAAAISASAASVEQLGRRAIDVSAIANVIREIAEQTNLLALNAAIEAARAGDSGRGFSVVADEVRKLAERTARATAEIDQTLGLMRKETEAAVEGMRDSGQRVVEGAELARDAHDELTVIVQKMAVTMQMVSEITHSTSEQHGAMSTMAQGIERVAALTEENLRAVGESGQRVDALEDSVQRMSKAVGQYRA, encoded by the coding sequence ATGAAAACCGCCCCCCACTGCATCGACGTCGAGACGCGCGTGCCTGCCGACGTCTTCATCTATAGCCGCACCGACCTGCAAGGCAACATCGTCGAGGCCAACGAGGCCTTCGCCAAGATCTGTGGCTATCCGCGCGAGCAGATGCTCGGCCAGCCCCACAACCTCGTCCGCCATCCCGACATGCCACGCGAGGCCTTCGCGGACCTCTGGCGCAACCTCAAGGCAGGCCGGCCCTGGAAGGGCGTCGTCAAGAACCGCCGCGCCGATGGCGGCTACTACTGGGTCGAGGCCAACGTCTCGCCGGTACGCGAGCAGGGCGTGATCGTCGGCTATCAATCGGTGCGCTCGGCACCCTCACGCGCGCAGATCGACGCGGCCGAAGCCGCCTATCGTCGCCTGCGCGCGGGCGCCACGGACATCCGGGTCGAAGAAGGCCGTGTCGTGCCACGCCAGGCGCGCTGGCGCCAACAGTTGTGCAGCAGCGGCTTCCAGCTCGGCGGCGTCCACCTGATCGGCGCATTGGCTGCGGGCGGTGCGCTGTGGGCCCTGCAATCGGGCAACAGTCTCCAGGCGCAGATCGCCTCCGTGCTGTGCATCCTGGCACTGGTGGCGCTCGGCTATCTCCAGTTCGTGCTACTGCCGCGCAACGCGCGTGCCCTGCACGCAGTCGCGGACACCCTGCAGCAGGTACTCGAAGGCGGCGACATGCAACGCAGCTGCGTGAGCGCGCGGACCGACGTCTCGGGCCGCATCGCCAACCAGCTCGACACCCTGCTCGCCTCCATGCGCGCAACCTTGCACATCATCCGCGACAACACGCACCACGTCGCCAACTCGAACACCGCCGTCGCGGGCGAGATCAGGACCCTGCTCGACGCCTGCCGCGCGCAAAGCGACTACACGACCGAAACGGCCGCGACGGCCGAAGAGATGAGCGTCTCCATCAGCGAGGTCGCCACGCACGCCAAAGCCACCCGCGACGTCGCGCAGGAGACCAGCGCCCTGGCCCGGGTCGGCGCCGAGAAATCCGAGAGTGCGACACGCACGATCGCCGCCCTCGCAGCGGCCATCTCCGCCTCGGCGGCCAGCGTCGAGCAGCTCGGCCGCCGCGCCATTGACGTGAGCGCCATCGCCAACGTGATCCGCGAAATCGCAGAGCAGACCAACCTCCTCGCGCTCAACGCCGCGATCGAAGCCGCCCGCGCAGGCGACAGTGGCCGCGGCTTCTCGGTGGTAGCGGACGAGGTGCGCAAGCTCGCGGAGCGCACGGCGCGCGCCACGGCAGAGATCGACCAGACCCTGGGCCTGATGCGCAAGGAAACCGAGGCTGCAGTCGAAGGCATGCGTGACAGCGGGCAGCGCGTCGTCGAAGGCGCAGAGCTCGCGCGCGACGCGCACGACGAACTGACGGTGATCGTGCAGAAGATGGCCGTGACCATGCAGATGGTGTCGGAGATCACTCACTCCACCTCCGAACAGCACGGCGCCATGTCGACCATGGCGCAGGGCATCGAGCGGGTGGCTGCGCTGACCGAAGAGAACCTGCGCGCGGTTGGTGAGAGCGGACAACGCGTCGATGCGCTGGAGGACAGCGTCCAGCGCATGAGCAAGGCCGTCGGCCAGTATCGCGCCTGA
- a CDS encoding MFS transporter: protein MPSFAALRERHGFLLSFLAINTLAGVSVGVAKIATSLYALHLAAGPGLLALIAGAQSAGVLLMSMPLGILVDQVGPLRLFVFGSLAGGVLYLLTPLLPDPYFLALTALLISACMPCRFVSMNAVFMQQIERLGVAKAGWFRGSHTVGMFLVGPSLAVSIIAVLHFAGTYALIAALFVLTASIAPRVMKHYRPSEGRRLGLRSVIAQFGLLRHEPELREISLIEFTAQATMQYYSFFIVVIALQRYGFSPAAAAGLVTAQGAFFVLSLFVLGHWLQRSGQRRFYLTSFAILIVALTALGFSQSALLLWPAAALLGLGLGMLQTVNISRFARIGARLGRGSVAGINAFVGPAGGLVGSVLGGWLGARFGLQSTFLLCAPLFAGFAVRLWLDERNTHTDVLPSASSAGASKD, encoded by the coding sequence ATGCCGAGCTTCGCCGCGCTCCGCGAGCGCCACGGCTTCCTGCTGAGTTTCCTCGCCATCAACACGCTCGCCGGTGTCTCGGTGGGCGTGGCGAAGATCGCGACCTCGCTCTACGCGCTGCATCTGGCGGCCGGGCCGGGCCTGCTCGCGCTGATCGCCGGTGCGCAGAGCGCGGGCGTGCTGCTCATGAGCATGCCCCTGGGCATCCTGGTGGACCAGGTCGGGCCGCTGCGGCTCTTCGTGTTCGGTTCGCTGGCGGGCGGGGTCTTGTATCTGCTGACGCCGCTCTTGCCGGACCCGTACTTCCTCGCGCTTACCGCCTTGCTGATCAGTGCGTGCATGCCTTGCCGCTTCGTGTCGATGAACGCGGTCTTCATGCAGCAGATCGAGCGCCTGGGCGTAGCGAAGGCGGGCTGGTTCCGTGGCTCGCACACGGTGGGGATGTTCCTGGTCGGGCCGTCGCTGGCGGTGAGCATCATCGCGGTGCTGCACTTTGCCGGCACCTATGCGCTGATCGCCGCGCTCTTCGTGCTCACCGCGAGTATCGCGCCGCGGGTGATGAAGCACTACCGGCCGAGCGAGGGTCGCAGGCTGGGGCTGCGCAGCGTGATCGCGCAGTTCGGCCTGCTACGCCATGAGCCCGAGCTGCGCGAGATCAGCCTGATCGAGTTCACCGCGCAAGCGACGATGCAGTACTACAGCTTCTTCATCGTGGTGATCGCGCTGCAGCGCTACGGCTTCTCGCCCGCAGCGGCAGCCGGGCTGGTGACGGCGCAGGGCGCCTTCTTCGTGCTCTCGCTCTTCGTGCTCGGCCACTGGCTGCAACGCAGCGGCCAGCGGCGCTTCTACCTAACCAGCTTCGCCATCCTGATCGTCGCGCTCACGGCACTCGGTTTTTCCCAGTCGGCGCTGCTGCTGTGGCCGGCTGCAGCCTTGCTGGGCCTGGGACTGGGCATGTTGCAGACGGTGAACATCTCGCGCTTCGCGCGCATCGGTGCGCGCCTGGGCCGCGGCAGCGTGGCCGGCATCAACGCCTTCGTGGGGCCCGCTGGCGGGCTGGTGGGCAGCGTGCTGGGCGGATGGCTGGGCGCGCGCTTCGGGCTGCAAAGCACCTTCCTGCTGTGCGCACCGCTCTTCGCCGGCTTTGCCGTGCGGCTGTGGCTGGACGAACGCAACACGCACACGGACGTGCTGCCCTCCGCCTCTTCGGCGGGCGCATCCAAGGACTAA
- the tsaA gene encoding tRNA (N6-threonylcarbamoyladenosine(37)-N6)-methyltransferase TrmO — MNYTLRPVGYLRSDLRTVADAPRQGDEGAPDAWLEIDATYAAALSGVQVGDALVVISWLHLAQREVLEVHPRGDPANPLTGVFATRSPHRPNPLGLHRVMVRALEGTRLRIGPIETIDGTPVVDIKPVLGADGS; from the coding sequence ATGAACTACACCCTGCGTCCTGTCGGATACCTGCGCTCCGACCTGCGAACCGTGGCGGACGCGCCGCGGCAAGGAGATGAAGGTGCCCCCGACGCCTGGCTGGAGATCGACGCAACCTATGCGGCCGCCTTGAGCGGTGTGCAGGTCGGCGATGCACTCGTCGTCATTTCCTGGCTGCATCTGGCGCAACGCGAGGTGCTGGAGGTGCACCCGCGCGGCGATCCGGCGAATCCGCTCACCGGCGTCTTCGCCACCCGGTCTCCGCATCGTCCCAATCCGCTGGGGCTTCACCGCGTCATGGTGCGCGCGCTGGAGGGCACCCGTCTGCGCATCGGCCCGATCGAGACCATCGACGGCACGCCCGTCGTGGATATCAAGCCGGTTCTGGGCGCGGACGGAAGCTGA
- a CDS encoding helix-turn-helix domain-containing protein — protein MPSRNRALARTVSNRIAANTQRFAEVAGLSPQRFAALTGIAPDELADPAGRIDGIRHRRTVELAVSLGQFYRPQDAWRGPLFAGFPQLGNLCLNAPDLRSALEAFMDYRALVGEFDFLLWEIAAPKVRLQYIAEFAPDCHFQALWNFHVLAGLVRAYDPGTSTRFEVELVGPAPAFAAEIDEFFGAPVRYGRTGNRMHFNAPHLDAPFARYNASLAPLGIEQAQRELARIQRMHRFSAEIEGLILELINDPVTDTQGAALLEALCDRLHTSRWSLNRRLQSDGTHFRELELRVKLGESRRLLHATPLSVGEISERLGFSSQSAFSRFFQAQQGVAPLAFRRQQTLS, from the coding sequence ATGCCCAGTCGCAACCGTGCGCTCGCACGTACCGTCTCGAACCGGATTGCCGCCAATACGCAGCGCTTTGCCGAAGTCGCGGGACTCTCGCCGCAGCGCTTCGCCGCGCTGACCGGGATCGCCCCGGACGAGCTCGCCGACCCGGCCGGACGCATCGACGGCATCCGCCACCGCCGCACGGTAGAACTCGCGGTGTCGCTGGGTCAGTTCTACCGGCCGCAGGACGCGTGGCGCGGCCCGCTTTTCGCCGGTTTCCCCCAGCTTGGCAACCTCTGCCTGAACGCGCCGGACCTGCGCAGCGCGCTCGAAGCCTTCATGGATTACCGTGCCCTGGTTGGCGAGTTCGACTTCCTCCTCTGGGAGATCGCCGCGCCCAAAGTCCGACTCCAGTACATCGCGGAATTCGCGCCCGATTGCCACTTCCAGGCACTGTGGAACTTCCATGTCCTGGCCGGCCTGGTCCGCGCCTATGATCCCGGCACCTCCACCCGCTTCGAAGTGGAACTCGTCGGCCCTGCCCCCGCCTTCGCCGCCGAGATCGACGAGTTCTTCGGTGCCCCCGTGCGCTACGGGCGCACCGGCAATCGCATGCACTTCAACGCGCCGCACCTGGACGCGCCGTTTGCCCGCTACAACGCGAGCCTTGCGCCGCTCGGGATCGAACAGGCCCAGCGCGAGCTCGCGCGCATCCAGCGCATGCACCGCTTCTCCGCCGAGATCGAAGGCCTGATCCTCGAACTGATCAACGACCCGGTGACCGACACCCAGGGCGCGGCGCTGCTGGAGGCACTGTGCGATCGCCTGCACACCTCGCGCTGGTCCCTGAACCGACGGCTGCAGAGTGACGGCACGCACTTTCGCGAGCTGGAGCTCAGGGTCAAGCTGGGTGAATCGCGCCGCCTGCTGCATGCCACGCCGCTGAGCGTCGGCGAGATCAGCGAACGACTGGGCTTCTCTTCGCAGAGTGCTTTCAGCCGCTTCTTCCAGGCCCAGCAGGGCGTCGCCCCCCTCGCGTTCCGCCGCCAGCAGACCCTCAGCTGA
- a CDS encoding ABC transporter permease, with product MTSLVGKLGAPAAEEVAASGVTPVAAPALSARAAVLAQGLTYGALGLLAPLALFALWQHAVTQRWLAEQILPPPTLVWQSFVELSQSGELQDNLFISLSRVLWSFLIGGGAGLALGAAIGLSRRVRAYVLPSFEVVAQFPVVGWIPLLIIFLGIDEGPKIAAISLAVVVPVTVNTYKGIGNIPRPLLEVGKVYRFTLAQTLLRVVLPAAAPSVFNGLRQGLMQAWLTLVFVELLASSEGIGYLMVWGRQLLQLDLVVVAMIVIGAVGLALDLGLRLAEAPLARWRRAAF from the coding sequence ATGACTAGCCTCGTCGGAAAACTCGGGGCCCCGGCCGCCGAAGAAGTGGCCGCATCCGGCGTGACGCCTGTCGCGGCGCCTGCCTTGTCGGCGCGGGCCGCGGTGCTGGCACAAGGGCTGACCTACGGCGCACTCGGCCTGCTGGCGCCACTCGCCCTGTTCGCCTTGTGGCAGCACGCGGTGACGCAACGCTGGTTGGCCGAACAGATCCTGCCGCCACCCACGCTGGTGTGGCAGTCCTTCGTCGAGCTGTCGCAAAGCGGCGAGTTGCAGGACAACCTCTTCATCAGCCTCTCACGTGTGCTCTGGAGCTTCCTTATCGGTGGCGGCGCAGGTCTCGCGCTGGGCGCGGCCATCGGGCTCTCGCGGCGGGTGCGGGCCTATGTGTTGCCCAGCTTCGAGGTGGTGGCGCAGTTCCCGGTGGTGGGCTGGATCCCGCTGCTGATCATCTTCCTCGGCATCGACGAGGGCCCGAAGATCGCGGCGATCTCGCTCGCGGTGGTGGTGCCGGTCACCGTCAACACCTACAAGGGGATCGGCAACATCCCGCGGCCGCTGCTGGAAGTGGGCAAGGTCTATCGCTTCACGCTCGCGCAGACGCTCCTGCGCGTGGTGCTGCCGGCCGCCGCGCCCAGCGTCTTCAACGGCCTGCGCCAGGGCCTGATGCAAGCCTGGCTGACGCTGGTCTTCGTCGAGCTGCTCGCCTCCAGCGAGGGTATCGGCTACCTGATGGTGTGGGGCCGCCAGCTGCTGCAACTCGACCTGGTGGTGGTGGCGATGATCGTGATCGGCGCCGTCGGCCTGGCGCTGGACCTGGGCCTGCGCCTCGCCGAAGCACCGCTCGCGCGCTGGCGTCGCGCCGCGTTCTGA
- a CDS encoding ABC transporter substrate-binding protein, with product MRRTILRAAAFALGAFSLLGTATFAYAQAKPTEIRIAFSGAGTGGRPLGSGTTLAIAHQLGAIEKELKEDNIKVTWNFFPGAGPATNEAFASNLIDFAYHGDLPLIVGRSTGLKHKIVAALGRFGNTYFVVPSDSNAQSLADLKGKRIGVFKGTAGQLTLNRVLEKYNLQEKEFKVLSMNTDTAKAALATKDIDGYITTPFDLQARGIAKVLFEIKRDPKVTSVGTFWVSEEFEQKYPATVQKVVTALVKATQWASEEKNRDQVFKYWGAAGATPYGDFVKSWDGYTLKERNNPLLDDYYKASLQKAIDESQRFKLIRRPVSLDGWIEPKYLNQALHDLKLENYWDEYDADGNIKKK from the coding sequence ATGAGAAGAACGATTCTTCGCGCTGCGGCCTTCGCGCTTGGCGCCTTCAGCCTCCTTGGCACCGCCACCTTCGCCTACGCACAGGCCAAGCCGACCGAAATCCGCATCGCGTTCTCGGGGGCGGGCACCGGCGGCCGGCCGCTGGGTTCCGGCACCACGCTCGCGATCGCCCACCAGCTCGGTGCGATCGAGAAGGAGTTGAAGGAAGACAACATCAAGGTCACCTGGAACTTCTTCCCCGGTGCCGGCCCGGCCACCAACGAGGCCTTCGCCAGCAACCTGATCGACTTCGCCTACCACGGCGACCTGCCGCTGATCGTGGGCCGCTCCACCGGTCTCAAGCACAAGATCGTCGCGGCGCTGGGCCGCTTCGGCAACACCTACTTCGTGGTGCCTTCGGATTCGAACGCGCAGTCGCTCGCCGACCTCAAGGGCAAGCGTATCGGCGTGTTCAAGGGCACGGCGGGCCAGCTCACGCTCAACCGCGTGCTGGAGAAGTACAACCTCCAGGAGAAGGAGTTCAAGGTCCTCTCGATGAACACCGACACCGCCAAGGCGGCGCTGGCGACCAAGGACATCGACGGCTACATCACTACGCCTTTCGATCTGCAGGCACGTGGTATCGCCAAGGTGCTGTTCGAGATCAAGCGCGACCCGAAGGTCACCAGCGTGGGGACCTTCTGGGTCTCGGAGGAATTCGAGCAGAAGTATCCGGCCACCGTGCAGAAGGTCGTCACCGCGCTGGTCAAGGCAACGCAGTGGGCCTCCGAGGAGAAGAACCGCGATCAGGTCTTCAAGTACTGGGGCGCTGCAGGAGCCACGCCCTATGGCGACTTCGTGAAGAGCTGGGATGGCTATACCCTCAAGGAGCGCAACAACCCGCTGCTCGACGACTACTACAAGGCCAGCCTGCAGAAGGCGATCGACGAATCCCAGCGCTTCAAGCTGATCCGTCGCCCGGTGAGCCTCGATGGCTGGATCGAACCCAAGTACCTGAATCAGGCCCTGCATGACCTGAAGCTTGAGAACTACTGGGACGAGTACGACGCCGACGGCAACATCAAGAAGAAGTGA